The genomic region GGGGACCCAGACACATGTGCGGGTGCTGGGGCCAGCCGGACTAACTGGTGCTGGGCCCTGAGAGCCCCCAGTTAAGTGCGAcgggggagcagggtgggggtcCGGGACCCCCCCTGTGCCAGACCAGAGCAGGCACTGGCGCCTCGCGGGTGCCCAGCTCACGCTCACATGGCAGGGCCCCTGCGCGGCTCCCGACACCGCAGCTCCACGCCGCGACTCCTGCACAGCGTCGGGAAGAGAGAGCCTGGAGTCaggcaggggggacagggagcacCCCCGTCCACCCTAGGACAGGGCTCCTGCTCTCACGGccttgctgtgctccagcaTCTGACCCCGCACAGCCGCCCCCcaccctctgcctcctccaaaCCATCGTGCTGCATCTCCACAAGCTCAGCCCGCGCTCTCCGGAGACGACGATGCCGAGGCAGCGGCGAGGTGGGGCTGTCCGGGCCCGTGGcggtgaggggcagcagggaggcagcCCCGGGCGCTGCCAGAGGTGGGCACAGGAGCGCCCGGCGAGCGGGGCGTGCTGCGGGCCTCTCCAGGGAGGCGCGGCGCAGGCGGCAgacacagggcacagggcacgggCGCGTCCAGCCGAGTCTGTGCAGGAGTAGCAGCACGGTGGGGCCAAGGTCCGTCTCGGCACAGCCGCCCTCCGGCCCGGCAGGGGCTGCAgcggcagtgctggggctggcggTGGCGGCAGCGCCGAGCTCTGGTGCTCAGTCCGCGGTTcactgtatatatttatatataaacaaggacagcagtgctgtggtgtTGCAATGAGGAACAGCTGCTCTGGTGCTGGATGCTCCCGGAAGATCTGGTGCTGCAGTTCGAATGGAGAGATCAGGGGCACGGCCAAAGCCAGGAGAAGGTTCTGCGCACCGGCTGCCATCCggccttccctcctcccctccggGAGCGCGGTGCAAAGGGGTGGCGGGGCTCTCAGTGTGCAGACAAACCTCTCTCACGCCGTCTTTCAGGAGTAGATGGTGATGACCTCCCGGCCCCCACCACGCACCAGGAGCACTCTGTCCAGATGCTCCGTCAGCACCTCCAGGAACTCCATGTCTGCACAGTTGTCAAGGAGGACAAACTTCATACTTGGGGAacatggggacagccctgtGACATccgtgcccagccccagctgagcctgcagcactgacacCTCCAcaccagagccaggagctggcagggtcAGTCCCAAGCCAAGGGGCCAGGGAAGCCCACCCGTGCTGGTGCTCTGCGATGGGGATGGTGACTGAGCCAGCAGATGTTGAGCCCCACAGACCTCTACCCGGGCCCCTGTCATGTCCCACTGTACTCATGGTGTAGGTGCAGTGCCATGAGGTCCCACCACCCATCACGTGCCAGAGGGGCAGGCTGGTGCCAGTGACAGCTGCTGgacccagccaggagcaggaggtgtgGGGGGGGTCCAAGCTCAGGAACTGACCTGTGCCTCTTGGCACTCGCCTAAAAGACCCACCAGTTTTGGGGAAGACATGGGCCCTGGTCCCCCTGGCATAGAGGGGTTCTGATGAGTGGCCCTTCAGGAAGGATACAGTTCTCATCCCCTTTCCGGTTACGGGGAGGCCCTGGCATGTTCAGCAGGACCAGCTTGGCATCCTGGGACTTCTTCACAATCACTTCATTGAGCCTCACAGCCGTGTGCATCCTCCTCACATTGGACTGGTTCCTGTGGGTGACAGCACGTGTTGGCACAGGACAGGCACAGTCAGCCTCCAGCCCACACCAGGCCCAAGGGGCCACAGGGCAAGCTGGCCTCCTGCCCTAGGGCAGcgcagcctgggctgcagcacaaaCTCGGGGTGTAGCAAGCTTTGCCAGGCACTGTGCTGGTGACTCTGAGCCTGCACCAGTGGCCATGAGCCACAGGGCCAGGCACAGTGCCCATGGGCAGTGGCAACCACGGCTGCTTGGGGCCAGGCTGCATGGgagtgagcaggagcaggcagtgtgAGTGTCACCGTGGGTGCCCGAGCCCAGGCttacagggagctgctggcagcataGCAGGGCAGATGAGGAGCGTGTGGCACGGGCAGTGCACggtgcacagggctggcagccagagctgccacGCGCTGCCCGGGTGAGCTgtctggcactgcagctgtcACGGCTCACTGAGCCGCCCTTCTGCACAGGGGCAACCCCCATGGCTCCCATCATGCTGCCCCATGAGCACAACCCAGCTCCCTCCACCCCAGCCCCGGCACCCAGCCAAACCCAGACTTACAGGTTCTCccactccctgccaggagcatgACGGGGTcggaaagagagagaaagggagagagagagagagagagagagagaggtgtGGTGAACACCAGGTGGGCACCCCCACCACCCACAGCAcacccagcctgggcaccccaTCCCTTGCCAGCACAGTTGTacacagggacccctccccacctgcccccagtccctctgcaagGGCACACTCAGAGCACTCAGGCTGCCTGACCACTCCTCAGGGCAAGGATCAAGCTGGTGCTGCCGAGGCCCTGCCTGCACCCCCCAACTGGGgcagacagggacagccaggatcAAAGGGCATGGGTGGGACAAGGTGGCAGCATGGGGGGCCGTACGGCTTCATGCTGAAGAAGTCTTTGATGCCCTCAGGGCTGACAGGGCTCTTGCTCTTGTTCTTCTCAGCAACGGACTTCTCCTTGGTCCAGGTGAGATGCACCTTCTCAGGGGCTGCCTCCACCTCATCACCAGGAgactgagagctgctggagaaggtggTGGCGTTCTTATCGTGGATTAGTTGGAcctgcagagggaagaggggaatGGTGAGCAGGGCTTGGGGCTAGCTACCTGCCTGACCGTGTCTTGGTACAgcccctcacctcctcctctggcTTCTCCTCGCCGTCGGCAGCCTGCTCCTCGGGGACGTTCAGGCGCAGGCGTGTGTTGGCCGGGTTCTTGCGCCGGATGGAGCCACGGGACTCATCCGTGATGCTCTGGATCTGTGTGGGAGGGGTCAGCCAAGGGAGTTGTGCACAAGAGGGCttggctgggcagagcccagcctgaaGCCCATCAGGatgagcacacagagctgcagggcagctgggtTCACATCAGAGCCACCACAGGGGTCAGAGCCCACCCCGCCTGTCCTGCAGCCTCACCTCCCGCTCCCGCTCATTCTTGGTGAGGTGCATTTGTTTGAGGATCTGGGAACGCTGCTCCATCACCAACGTCTTCTCATAGGTGTAGGCAGAGATGTCACTCTCGTGCTGTGGGGAGAACAGAAGAAATTTGGGGCAGGGTAAGCTGTACTACGTGCTCCCAGCATGGCCCAGCATGTCCCCATGGTGCTGTCCCCCCAGGGTGCTGTGTGCCCCACGTCAGGCTCTGTCTGGCTCTCCATGCACAGCATCCCTGACTGCAGCACGTGCCCCATCCCAGTACTCACCATCTCCACCACCTCCACCTCTGCAGTGATGCGCAGGTGGTACAGGAACGTGGTCAGGTCCTTCTTCATCTGGATGCTGTTGTCATCCATCTGCGCCACCGTGAAGATGCGCATCTTGCACTTACGCCACACCTGCAAGGGATGGGGGAGGCTTGGGCACGGCTCGACAGGGacggccccagccccagccccagccccacactgcagggcccagcactgcagggcccAGCCTACCTTGTGCTGCCGcaggaggaagggcagcagcatcAGCATCCCCCCATCATGGACAATCCACCAGACGTCGATGTGGCCCTCCGAGAACCGCTCCTGGTTGCCCGGAAACATGGCAACATTCTTGGCCACCAGCAAGGCCAGATGCCCAGCTGTGGTCTCTCGCACCAACTCTGGGAGGGGAAGGGCCACGTCAGCCAGGGCAGCTTGCAGCCCCCCAAGCCCGGCAGTGCCCACCCTCCACGGTGCCTACCAATGAAGTTCCTCCAGGTCTGGTGGTCCTCCTTCTGGCGCCAGCTGCGGGGCCAGCCCACCAGCACTGTGTTAtgctgcagcccccccagcccgcTGGACTGGATGAGGTGGGACATGCCATCCCGCAGGTTAGAGGAGATCACCACCTGACAAAAGCCCTTCACCTTCTCTGCTTCCATCAGGCGCCGGATGGActgcaagggaaaaggaagtCAGGGATCCCAGAGCCTCAGGGATGGGCATGGATcatgggcacagcagctgccaggcccagcAGTGGCTCAGCCCAGGCCAGACGAGGTACAGGGCGCAGGATGTGGAGTACAGGGTTTAGAATGGGGGGTGCAGAGTGCAGGCTGTGGGGTGCAGATCCTCACAGGGTGCCTGGGTCTCTGTGCCCCATGGCAGGCCAGTGGTTCCGGGCCAGGGGGGTGATACCCAgtggagcacagagctggcacacagctctgcaccgTGCAGAGTGGAGGGTATCCTTGTGCCAGGGCTCTGACAGGTGGCAGAGCAGCAATTAGAGTTATTTACTCAGAGAAATTATAACATGTCTGCATGGGAGAGAAACTGTTTGCTTCCAAGGGCTTAATCTCATTAATGTGCCGCCCCGCGGGTGCAGGGGGTGGGGAGTGCTCTCACTCTGGCGGGGAAAGGCTCATCTCCCACCTtgcctggcaccagggccaCAGAGACTGTGGCAAGGGCTGAGCCTGAGGAGTCCGCTCAGCCCAGGagtgcagcagcccctggctgggcactgtgctgggctgtgatgtgccatgctgtgccaagtcctgcagcagctggccaAGACTGGGACCAGTGTCTGGTTGGTGCCAGCATCTCTGGTGCcttggaggggaagaggagTCCAGAGGTGCCTGTGGCACTGTGAGCACCAGTGAAGCATGGAGtcctcaggctctgcctgaTGCCACTGAAAGCTCTCCAGGCCATCCCGGGGCCACTAGCCCTGGCCATGGGGAAGAAACAAccctgggcacctggggacctactgctggcacagcctgtcccagtgtaGGCAGCTCTCACCTCCTCTGCCCTCTGTGCCTGAGGATGGTTGTCCAGGAAGGTCCCTTCTAACACAGAGGCCACGATAGTGAGGCCCTTCCCAGCCTTGAGCTGTGATGTGAAGGACAGGAGCTGCGGGTGCACCACGTTCTGCTCCTGATCCCCACGGACCAGGACCAGCAGCTGTGGCCTGGAAGGAAGGTCCTACAGTCAGTGCCCGCACCCAGCTTGTCCCTGCCCCGGAACCCCGAGATCCccatctccctgcccagcctcacctccagtttTTGGTGTGCGGGGGCCCTTCCTCCAACCGCAGCAGGGCATAGCGGGCTGCGCTCAGGGACAGGCCCCGGATCCCATCACCCCACTCCTTCTCCGCCCTGCAGGAACCAGCAGCACATAAGGGATGCCCATGGCTCTGGCCACAGAGCACCACGCTGGCACCCAGGAGCATCCTGGGACAAGCAGCCCAGGGGAGCCAAGCAGCCACATTGAGAGGCCACGTGGCCACAGGGGGCTGGCCAGGACAGGACCTGCACACCATGACCTCCCTTACCCGCGGTACTCGATGTATTTGTAGATGAGGCCAGCGATCAGCATGGCCACCAGTGCGTAGTACCAGGAGCAGATGAACATCAGCGCCAGGCAGAGGCTCATGCCCAGGAAGGACAGGGTCctgcagagggcacagagctgtcagCGTGCCCTGGGGCCCCCCAGCATGGtgtcctgggtgtccctgtgctgccccaTCCCGCCCGGCTCACCAGTGGTAGTAGCGGAAGCGGGGCCGCCAGTTGGGCGTCCGCAGCAACGTCTGCACCGCACACGCCAGGTTCACAAACATGTAGCACATGAGGAAGAACCTacaggggagagcagggggctGAGTGGGTACAGTGTGAGGAACTGAAGTCTCCACACCTCCTAGCCCTAGGGTGGTCAATGCTGGAGCACACCCTGCTGATGGACAGAGGAGCAGTGCCATGGACAAACCCAGCCTCTGTGCTGGCCAAGATGTGACCCCAGAGATCCTGCAAGGCCCCCTCTTCCCAGGcaggggccagggcagcaggtgCGTTCCCCCCTCCCCACGACGAGCAGAGACCCACACACGCCACCCGCTGCTTGTGAAGGTGCAGGTCGACAGCACGCTGCCTACATGGAGAGGATGGGAGCCACCTCGTCCAGGGAGGCGATCAGGATCCCGATCTCGCAGATgcaggctgtgagcagcagggcccATGTCGGCTCCCCGTTGGCTTTGCCATGGCCAAAGACCTGAAATGGGGAGAGAGGGGCGTGTCAGGCTCTGTGGTGCCCTGTAGCCCCAGGCAAGGGCACTCAGTGCAGCCCGATGAGACTGGACCCTCCCATATACCCAGCCCTTacaggagcagggactgggaataCTGGTTGCCGCGAGCTGGCACATGTCCCATTGGAATCTGCCAGGAAAGCAGTCCCAGCGCTGGCTCCTGCTGACAGTACGGTCCCGTTCCTGGCAGATCCCGTGGCTCTccccacacccagcacagcGGCCCCTGTACCCCCACCAGGGACGATCCCCAGCTCAAAGCCTggccacagccagcacagagccgGGCAGCCCGTGCTTGGGACGGACACACAGCCGGGGGACAGTGGCCCCTCCTGCGGCTgcgggggggggcggggagggggccgGGGGCTCGTGTCCGGACGCATTAGAGGGTGCGGGCGGTGCGAGCGAGAGctcgggctggggctggcaaggagaaggagggaggatAAAATTAGCCCGCTCTTCCCTGGGGGGAGCTGTCGGGTTGGATTTGGAGAGATGAGGTTGTGGGAACGCGTCTTCAGAGAGCAGATAAAATATGAAGCGGCACGGCAGCGGGGGGGGAGGGAATTCTGACCTTTCCCGACACTCTCCTCCCACCGATACCGCAGCCAGAGCCACCACGGCCGCCCACCGCCCGCCGGCGGGGCGAGGGCAGGGAAGTGGGGCTGCTACGGCAGCGACGGTGCCGGGAGGAGGCAGTGGGGTCCCACCGGtctccctctgcagccacagtgGGCACTAATGGTGGGGAAGCACCGGACTCGGGGGTCACCTACCCTGAGGAAGGGAAcgatcccatccctggagatggcTTGCAGGAGGCGCGGGGCTCCGGTGAGACTCTGCAACCCAGCCCCGCAGGTGGAGAAGAACGAGCCAATGACAATGACCCACGGGGACGGCCACGCCAGGGTGCCAACCACCAGGTTCCCGTTGACAGCCTCACCAAACCTGCGGGGCATCACCATCACCTGCAGTTCCATCCCATGACCGAGCACCAGCACCACAGGGGCACAACCCAGCCTCCTACAACAGCACCACTCTGGGGGGATGTGACACAACTGGCATGTTGACCCAAGGGGTGAGCAATGGAGCAGGCTCAGAGTTTGCCAGGGGTCTGTCCTCATCCCTGTACCCATTATCATTGCAAAGGACAAGAGCAGGTGTGGGACAGGACTCCtcgtccctgtgccaggggggGCAATGATGATGCATGCAGTTGGATCCTGTTTGTGATGATGCTGGCGACCCAGAAGTGTCACCTGCCACGtgcagtgagcagggctgccccagaTAGGCaagagcacaggcagccctgtTGACAAACAAgtggctgcctgcagccctggaggggGAGGAATGCAGCAAACATGTTTGGTTGGGATGCACACAAGCCCCAGGTGCTGGTTACAagctccagcctccctgcccaGTGACACCCACCAGCCCCCCAAGGCCCCCATGTCTGCCCAGTGTGTCCTGGTTGCAGCCTTCCCCAcacctctgcctgcccctgggactgcccctgctccagcctgttCCGGGGGGCTGCCAGACTCTCTCCATGCCCCCCACGGCCTTGGGACACTCACTTGTCACGCAGGACGACCCCCTCGATGCATGCTCCAAAGAGGACAACAGAGCTGATATCTGCCAGGTAGTCAAGGAGAGCCAGGAGGATGCAGAGTTCTGCCTGCCCAGACAGTGGGTGCTGGgaccctgtcccagcccagtgAAGCACCTGAGCTgatctgccctgcagagctcacccaccctcagccccacaggCTCAGGCAAGCCCTGAAGGATACAGACCGCAGAGGTGGTGGCAATGGCCAGGATGGTGCCCGTGGGGATGGACTTCTGGGCATCCCGCAGGTCTCCAGAGCGGTTGGAGCCAGCCATGATGCCTGGGGAAAGAGGGGATAGTGTGATGGTGTCATAGGGAGCAGAGCTACAGCCCATACCCAGATACCCTCATGCCAGGCACCGTGTGAGCGAGCCCTGGGCACAGTGGGGCACGGCTCGGTGTGGGCCAGGATGGGAAGCAGCCAGGATGGGGGAGAAGGCGCTGCTGCGGCTTGGGGTACCCAGCCTGCTCCTCTTACTCCCACCCCCAGTACTCCCCCCCTACCCCAAACCGCAGTCTGAGGCCACTCAAGGATTAGACTCAAAAGCTCTCAAGTGCCTTGTCTCATTAGCCCTTAATTAGCTCAGGCAGGGACGGTGGCTGCcgcaggggcagggacagggtcCAGCCCCGACGTTGCtctgggagggcaggaggtCACGCAGGGACGCGGCTGCACAGGCGGGTTCAACACAGCCCGGGGGATGACCCGTGCTCCGGCCGCAGCAGCAGCCGGGGCAGGACCCCAGAGCCACGGCACCGGGGGACCGGCGTCCTGCAGAAACCCGTACCGGCTGGTGAACGGCAGCGGGAGGGACGGCAGCGGGGGCTGGGCGGCTGCCGGGGACCCCGCAGGGCCGGACCCTCCAGCCCTCGCCATGCCCGGGGCAACCCGGGGGCTCCCGCAGGCCTTGGTCCCGGCGGAGCTGCAGGGGAGCCCCGGGGGCTGcgccccgctcggctccgcagcggggctgggccggggggGCTCCTCTGCCCCCGGAGAGCTAAAAATACCGGAGCGGCGGGACGTCAGCGCGCACCGGGCGGCACCGTCAGATCTGGAGCGCGGGAGGCTGCGTGGGAGGCGATGGCGACCGGCCGCCCCCACGACGCCGCTGTCACCGCCGCAGCCACCCCCCGTGTGCGGGGGTGGCACACGTGGGGGAGCACGCCCGGCCGCACGTGCCCGCTGTGCCCGCGGCacggagcggggccggcggcgaCTCCCACCTGTCACCGAGGGGAAGTAGATGCCGACGAGCAGGGTGAAGTAGGACGTCATGTCGCTGAAGACGTAGGGCTGGTCCATGTCCACTGGGGTGTCGGGGGAGCTCACCGAGGGCAGCCCCCGCTTCTCCACGATCACACCCTTGGTCAGGTATGAGCTCCAGAGGTTCTCTGTGAGGAGGTCGGGGGTCGGGCAGTGCCTCGGGCACGAAATGCCCACAAGCCCCCATACCCAGCACAGCATCCCCACCCCACAGGAATGGAACTTGGGGGTGTCTGGTTCTCCCACCCCTTCCCCGGCCTCACTGAGCGgccagctcagccagcacaCGGGGCCACGGGCATGCAGAGGGTGAGGATGGCAGCACAGGTGGGCAACCAGAGCAGGCTCATACTGCTGTTGGCAGCGTCCCCACAAGATACTGGAGCAGCTGACATGGGATTGCAGTAGCAAATAATTAAGAGGGTAATATAATTAATGCTGATCAACACAGGTTTAAGGGAAGTGGATCGTGTCAAAGTAACTTGATAATGTTTTTGATGGGATTATGAGTGCGGGGCTGATGTAACAGGCTTAGCGTCCCTCCGTGTGCTGCTTTGACCGCAGATCACGGGGAGAAACTGGAGCAGTGGAGAGCAGCCAGcaccgggcagggcaggcagaggcaaCTGCCCTTGGCATGTCACTGCTGGgggggcagagaggagcagccagccctcAGCCCCCGGCACTGAGCCCCCTTCACGGCTGCTCACAGGTGACagatggggctggcagcccctAATGGCCTCGCCTGTCTCATCCTCCCTGAAACGTTGTTTTTCTCCTCACCTCTCACCTAGGGCACAGCAAGCCCCAGTCATCTCTGGTAGGGTCAAACTGTGCCACTTATCTTAAGATGCTGCTGGGCCAGTCACCCTTGTCACCAGCCACCCCAGAGTGGGGTCCTGGCTCAGTCCCAATGCCCCCAGTGCAGGAGTGTTTGCCTGAGAGAAACCAGCTGGGTGAGTGGGGGTCttcaccccctccccagcagcaccactgtCAACAGGAGCAGGTTCCACCTAGCATCCAGGAACTCCTTATCTGACCCAAAAGACCACAGAGTGCAACATCATTGGGAGACTCCCAAACACCCTGTGACTGCACTCCACTAATCACCatcacagctgcagccctgagcaccaCGTGCTCAGCTAAGTCTGACCTCCCATGCCCATGTCCACGCAGACACCAGGGCTGGatggctggggcagccctgcagccatgaGGAATGACTGATCCTGCTTGTGGCTCTGTTGCTTTCCTGAGTCCCAACAACCACTCCAGAATGAGGGTCTGCAGACACCCTCTGAATGTGGCACAGAGTATCAGCCTCTGCCACCCACTCCGGAGCATAAGCACCTAGCAGATACACCAGCATCTCCAGAAAAACAAGTCATAAATGGCTCCTCCCAGTAAATTCACATATCTTTCTGTGGTCCTGGCCACTCTCCCAGCACGGCTGTACCCACAGTAGCTAAGTGGCCCCAAGGGGTGATCACTTCTCTCGAAACCTCAAATCAATACCAGCCTTTCCAAAGGCcaagaggaagcagagggagaATTTATTCCTTCCTAGACTTCAGGCCTCATTCTGAGCCACCCCACTGGCTGACACAGACTGTATGCAGGTGGCTGCAGCACCCTGCTCTATCACCCTGTGCAGGAGTTTGTcccactgcccagcacagcatgagcacagctccctgtgcctcaggagcagagcagcccccagaAGGGATCTCCCACATGCCCTCTCACCTGGACCCAGCCCTGTTTGCCCCCACAACACTTGGAATGGCTGAGGAGCCATGCCCCCCACAGCACACCTCCACCAGCCCTGTtagcagagctgcccagcaggcacagccactgCCCCACCACAGTTCCCTTGCTTCTCCATGCTTCCATTCCCATGCCTTCATGCCCATGCCTCTATCAGCATGTGCTCACCTTGGATGAGGCCGCTGGCAGCACCAGGGATGCCCTCGATCTCAGTGACGTTGTTCATGGTGAAGTACTCATCGCAGGTCGCATTGAGGAAGCGGGAGGTGCAGAAAAGCTCCCAGAGCTTGGAGCCAACTGTCTCATTCCCCTCCACCACCATCTTGGTGCAGAGGTCGAAGCCGTGGCGTGAGAGGGTCCTGTTGCCCAGGAGGCAGatcctggggggacacaggcaCTCAGCACTCAGCATTTGcatgccccagccctgctgcatccctgcaggCCCCTCTACTCACGGGAAGCTTGGTGGGTCAAAGGCAGATTTGATGACTCCAGCATAGATGGCAAGGATGGAGAGGATGACACAGCCCAGGAAGACCAGGGCAAATTTGTTGACATACTTGACACCCACGAACACGACGGTGGCCATGCAGGTCAGCACACAGGTGCCATACACACGCATGTTGTTGAGCATTGCAGCTGCCTCCCCACTGGCATCCTCTGCCTTGAAGATGGCCATGGCTGGGAAGATGTAGGCCTGGGAAAGAGTCATGGCATCACCACCTGTCTaacagcctggagctgagccCATGGCACTGCACAAGACAAGGACCAGGTACCTACCAGCAGGATTTCGATGGTGCCCAGGATGTACATGGCACCAGCAAAGGTGGTGCCCAGGTAGAAGcagagccccacagccccaccaaACTCAGGTCCCAGGGAACGTGAGATCATGTAGTAGGAGCCACCCGCTGTCAGAGAGAGCAAAAGTGGGTCCCAGCCAGACCCCAGTGacaccctcagccctgccaggtaTCCCAGAGGGAAGACTGGAGCCAGGATAGCCACGGGCCCTGCTCTAGCACCAAGCaagatgcagagcagcaggagtggcCACACAGGCAGAGTCATTCCCCAGCATCACAGCAGCCAGGTGCAATGGCCAATGGCACAGGTGTTCCCTGGACACCAGACAGGAGCTGGAGCCCCAGGGACCTGGGCCATaccctgctccatcctcccaGAGGAGCCCTTAGAGCCGGGCTGCCAGGATCGATGGTCCCGCTGCGGCACAGGATGATAAATAGCTTTAATTACACCCCGTGTTGGGCTgtcagtgctgtgcccagcctggcgCAGCTCACggctccccagggctctgcagggctggcatgTTCTGGGGGAGGCAGCCAGGGCACCCACCGGCCAGAGCCCGTGGTGCCTCCTGGGGGGCAGAGCCCACACACAGCAGCGTCCCCGTGTCCGGCGGTGGGAGAGCCCATCCCAACACCCAGTCCGTGGCACTCAGCACGCCCTGCTCCCATCCTCCTGCCGTGTGTCTCCCGGCTCCCCGCGGCCTCGCCAGTCTGGCGGAGGGAGGAGCCGCGGCTGGCGGCTCTCGCTGCCATCTGCACCTCGCGGCTTTGG from Haemorhous mexicanus isolate bHaeMex1 chromosome 18, bHaeMex1.pri, whole genome shotgun sequence harbors:
- the SLC12A5 gene encoding solute carrier family 12 member 5, whose amino-acid sequence is METCTVMSSAGYQAALCRDHPLCTNAEQLRSPGAEGSPGAEGSPGAEGSPSAEGSPSAEGSPSTLTRGCRELLQPVPGVSAGDGNPKESSPFINSTDLEKGKEYDGKNMALFEEEMDTSPMVSSLLSGLANYTNLPQGSREHEEAENNDGGKKKPVQAPRMGTFMGVYLPCLQNIFGVILFLRLTWVVGIAGIMESFCMVFLCCSCTMLTAISMSAIATNGVVPAGGSYYMISRSLGPEFGGAVGLCFYLGTTFAGAMYILGTIEILLAYIFPAMAIFKAEDASGEAAAMLNNMRVYGTCVLTCMATVVFVGVKYVNKFALVFLGCVILSILAIYAGVIKSAFDPPSFPICLLGNRTLSRHGFDLCTKMVVEGNETVGSKLWELFCTSRFLNATCDEYFTMNNVTEIEGIPGAASGLIQENLWSSYLTKGVIVEKRGLPSVSSPDTPVDMDQPYVFSDMTSYFTLLVGIYFPSVTGIMAGSNRSGDLRDAQKSIPTGTILAIATTSAVYISSVVLFGACIEGVVLRDKFGEAVNGNLVVGTLAWPSPWVIVIGSFFSTCGAGLQSLTGAPRLLQAISRDGIVPFLRVFGHGKANGEPTWALLLTACICEIGILIASLDEVAPILSMFFLMCYMFVNLACAVQTLLRTPNWRPRFRYYHWTLSFLGMSLCLALMFICSWYYALVAMLIAGLIYKYIEYRGAEKEWGDGIRGLSLSAARYALLRLEEGPPHTKNWRPQLLVLVRGDQEQNVVHPQLLSFTSQLKAGKGLTIVASVLEGTFLDNHPQAQRAEESIRRLMEAEKVKGFCQVVISSNLRDGMSHLIQSSGLGGLQHNTVLVGWPRSWRQKEDHQTWRNFIELVRETTAGHLALLVAKNVAMFPGNQERFSEGHIDVWWIVHDGGMLMLLPFLLRQHKVWRKCKMRIFTVAQMDDNSIQMKKDLTTFLYHLRITAEVEVVEMHESDISAYTYEKTLVMEQRSQILKQMHLTKNEREREIQSITDESRGSIRRKNPANTRLRLNVPEEQAADGEEKPEEEVQLIHDKNATTFSSSSQSPGDEVEAAPEKVHLTWTKEKSVAEKNKSKSPVSPEGIKDFFSMKPEWENLNQSNVRRMHTAVRLNEVIVKKSQDAKLVLLNMPGPPRNRKGDENYMEFLEVLTEHLDRVLLVRGGGREVITIYS